TCTAGTTCAACTCCCAGGAAATTAGAATTTAGAAGTAAGCAAACATAACTTACTCTCATTTAACATGGCGCGAAATGAAGAATCGATAGGAATCAGCTCTCTGTCTTCTGGAAAAAGGTATGCTGGATAAGACTCTCTTTGAGCCTATGAGGTAGAACCACGGGCAGGTCATCATCATACTTGAAGCTAGCTACCAAGTTGCCATTTTTGTCGCAGTGCAACAGATAGCCATAGCAGCAAACAAGCACGTCTCCCTCCTCGGAGACAACCTCTGCCCACAAATTACCCTGCTCCTGGAAACGCCTGATATCCATGACCGGCAGTTTGATCCGGTAGTGGAACGCCCAGACGTCTTGCTCCTTGTCCTGCAGCACAAAGATGGTCATCCCGGTCACGCGGTCCTTGCTGGTGGCCACGGCAAGCTTGCCGCACATGTCAAGCAAGTGCATAGCATGGCGGGGGTTTACGGATGGCGGGACCATGTGCCGGAACGTCTCCGCCACCGTGTCGAACACCAGTATCTTGTGGTAGCGGACAGTCGACCGCGTCATCCAGTGCACATGCAGGGTTCCATCGAGAAGGACCGGCGCGCCACAGATGATCGGTCCCAACTCGCCTATCATCCGCGTTAACGGACAATCGACGAGCCTCGATTCGCTGGTTCCCACGGTGAGGACGCGGTACTCGTTCGGACAGGGCACTTCCGTGGGGAGGAGCGGCAaggtgtaagagcatctccagccgcgtcccccaaagcgtcccccaaagggatttggggcgcgccggacagaaaatgcgttccagccgcgtcccccaaagcccatttttgtccggcgcgtccccattcggtgtccggcgtcccgagcccgtccccatcccacaggggacgcaccggccacgccggacacaacgaaaagcgaggcggggagtggcggggccgactcgtcagcggcacagaaggctaaaaccccgtcgcctacctttggtcaagcgacgttaatggcgtccctgttttcccaggcgacgcagggacgcgtctcgtcgtgcatggccgcgtggcagttcccgggaagcggaaccgttgcat
This region of Lolium perenne isolate Kyuss_39 chromosome 2, Kyuss_2.0, whole genome shotgun sequence genomic DNA includes:
- the LOC127328195 gene encoding F-box protein At5g65850; this encodes MLLRSGRRIATQEEADRATVRRRRRRARSDLLTAFPEEIQQEILARLPPKSVLRCRAVCRSWRRLASDPAFLLDHHRHQPKLQLISSCRTAGGDDGHIRRLEAFHLRGAQARRPVFGFPNHFASRYSRFPVTASCYGLLVVGRYSICNPATRQWGSLSTNPKLHIEKVVSLFRHQPSGEYRVLYWTHSSICSYTLPLLPTEVPCPNEYRVLTVGTSESRLVDCPLTRMIGELGPIICGAPVLLDGTLHVHWMTRSTVRYHKILVFDTVAETFRHMVPPSVNPRHAMHLLDMCGKLAVATSKDRVTGMTIFVLQDKEQDVWAFHYRIKLPVMDIRRFQEQGNLWAEVVSEEGDVLVCCYGYLLHCDKNGNLVASFKYDDDLPVVLPHRLKESLIQHTFFQKTES